A region from the Mya arenaria isolate MELC-2E11 chromosome 2, ASM2691426v1 genome encodes:
- the LOC128245099 gene encoding proliferating cell nuclear antigen-like gives MFEARLVQGSLWKKICDAVKDLLQEAKWDCNASGITLQAMDSSHVSLVSLNLRSEGFDTYRCDRNLSMGINLGSMAKIIRCAGNDDVITLKTGDDADTITFVFESPNNEKVSDYEIRLLDLDTEHLGIPETEYSCVVKMPAAEFQRICRDLSQIGESVVICCTKEGVKFSATGDLGTGNIKLAQNSSSDKEEDAVIIEMSQAVTLTFALRYLNYFTKATPISGQVTLSMSADVPLVTEYKIADMGYLRFYLAPKMEDTDD, from the exons ATGTTTGAGGCAAGACTGGTTCAAGGTTCTTTGTGGAAGAAAATATGTGATGCTGTTAAAGATTTGCTGCAGGAAGCAAAATGGGACTGCAATGCAAGTGGTATTACTTTACAGGCAATGGACAGTTCCCATGTGAGTTTAGTGTCGCTAAATTTAAGAAGTGAAGGATTTGACACATACAGATGTGACAGAAATCTATCGATGGGAATCAATTTGGGGAG CATGGCCAAAATCATCAGGTGCGCAGGAAACGATGATGTGATAACTTTAAAAACTGGGGATGATGCGGATACAATAACATTTGTCTTCGAATCCCCAA atAATGAAAAGGTCTCCGACTACGAGATTCGTCTATTGGACTTGGATACAGAGCATCTGGGTATTCCT GAAACAGAATATAGCTGTGTGGTGAAAATGCCAGCTGCAGAGTTTCAGAGGATCTGCCGAGATCTGAGCCAGATTGGGGAGTCTGTGGTCATTTGCTGTACTAAAGAAGgcgtcaagttctctgcaactGGTGATCTTGGCACTG GCAACATCAAGCTTGCCCAGAATTCAAGTTCTGACAAGGAGGAAGATGCTGTTATCATTGAGATGTCCCAAGCTGTAACCCTGACCTTTGCACTCCGATACCTAAACTATTTCACCAAGGCCACACCAATCTCCGGTCAGGTGACATTGTCCATGTCTGCAGATGTACCCCTCG TTACGGAGTACAAGATTGCTGACATGGGTTACCTGCGCTTCTACCTGGCACCAAAAATGGAGGATACTGATGACTGA